GCGTGGGGAAGCCTTGCTGACCCGGCTCCCGTCGACCAGCCCGCTGTCCCCGCCGTCGCCGGTGCGGGTGTAGATCTTCGTCAGCTTGACCAAGGACCTACTTCCCGCCGCCGGCGAGGAGCAGGATGGCCGCCGCGATGAAGATCGCGATGCCCTGGTAGAGGACGCGCTTGCGCATCCATTCCTGCTGCTTTTCCTGGTTGCCGACCTTGCCAGAAGCCATCGCCATGACCCCGCGGACGAGGACGTAGGCGGTGGCGGCCATGAAGCCGACGAGCAGGATGATGAGGAGGGTGTTCATAGCTTTTCCTACTTAATGGTCCGCGAGCCGATAACCAGTAGGTAGTGAGCCCGTGACGAGGGCGGCGGCGAGGGCGGGACCGTCGACCCCGGCCTCGCGCATCGCAAGCAGCGTGGGCGCGGAATCGCGCTTGGCGAGGCGGCGGCCATCCTCGTGGGTGACGAGGCGGTGGTGGAGGTAGGTGGGCTCGGGCGCGCCGAGCAGGTGCTGGAGGAGGCGCTGGACAGGGGTCGAGGGACGGAGGTCCGACCCGCGCACGACGAGGGTGACCCCGCTCTCCCAATCGTCGACCACGCAGGCGAGATGGTAGGAGGAGGGCGCGTCCTTGCGCGCGAGGATGGCGTCGCCGATCATCGCGGCCGATCCGTCGAAGCGGCCGCCATCATGCTCCCGCCAGCCGGGCACGCCGCCGGCCTCGTGAAGCGCCTTGGCCGAATCGAGCCGCCAGCTGTGCGGGGTCGAGGCGCGGCGCGCGGGATCGTCGGGCAGGTCGCGGCAGGTGCCGGGATAGGCGCTTCCCGCATCGCCGTGCGGCGCGGTGAGCGAGGCGGCGATGTCGGCGCGGGTGCAGAAGCAGGGATAGACGAGACCGCGCGCCTTCAATTCCTCGAGCGCCGCATCGTAGCGCGCGGTGCGCTCCGACTGGACGAGGGGCGCGCCGTCGGGGGCGAGGCCGAGCCAGGCGAGGTCCGCGAGGATGCCGCCGATAAATTCGGGCCGGGCGCGGCCGGGGTCGAGGTCCTCGATCCGGAGCAGCCAGCGCGTGCCGAGCGAACGCCCCAAGGCGGCGCTATAGGCATGGCCAAGATGAAGCCGGCCAGTCGGCGAGGGGGCGAAGCGGGTGATCACGGCGTCACGAAACACTCTTGACCATGAATCGGCAACTTGCGATTCATCACGACGTCACATCGGCTTGGCATCCGATGGGCACAAGGGAAGCGGCCGAAAACGGTCTCTCCTGCTTGCGTGCGACGAGGCCGGAGAGGTGCGTTCGGCAGGACCGAACGGAGACCTTCGCGCTCGTGTATCATCCCGAACTCATTCGCCATCCCGACAGCTGTCCGGCGCTGGTGCTGAACGCCGATTACACCCCGCTGTCTTATTATCCGCTGAGCCTGTGGCCGTGGCAGACCGCCGTGAAGGCAATGTTCCTCGAGCGGGTGGACGTCATCGCGCATTACGAGCGCGAGGTGCACAGCCCGAGCCATACGCTGAAACTGCCGAGCGTGATCGCGCTCCGGCAGTTCGTGCGGCCGAGCGAGCATCCGGCGTTCACGCGCTTCAACCTGTTCCTCCGCGACCGCTTCCGCTGCGTCTATTGCGGGAGCCACAAGGAGCTGACCTTCGACCATGTGATCCCGCGCGCCCAGGGCGGCCGGACGACCTGGGAGAATGTCGCCACCGCCTGCGCGCCGTGCAATCTCCGCAAGGGCGGGCGCACTCCGCGGCAGGCCGGGATGAGCATCAGCCGCTGGCCAGAACGGCCGACGAGCTGGCAGCTGCAGGACCATGGCCGGGCGTTTCCGCCGGGCTATCTCCACGACAGCTGGCGCGACTATCTCTATTGGGACGTCGAGCTCGATCCCTGAACCCGGCATGCCCTAAACTGTTGTTAAGGCGGCATTTATCTGTCGTGGCTAAGGAGCCGTAACGAACGGCTCGCGCATCTCGGCGAGCCCCGGGGGCGTCGGCAATGCAGGAGTATCGGGTGTACCTGCTCGACCGGGACGACAAGATCGTCTGGTCGAGCTGGATCGAAGCGGCGGATGTCGAGACGGCAGTCGTCCGGGTCCGGAACGATTACACTTGCCCGTGCGAGATCTGGGACGGGGCAAGGCGCGTGGCGGTGATCGGCGCTCAGACCGCCGATCTGGCGTGAGTCGCCGCCTTTCCTAACGATCTGTTAACCATTCGCCGCCACTTTGGGACCATGCTCTCGCCCGCGTCCCGATCGTCCCGCCCCCGCCTCCTCGTGGTGACCCCCAACCGCGGTCATCTTGCCATGCTTGCCAAGCGGCTGGGGGAGGAAGGCTATGCGCTGGCGACCGCGGCGGATGGGCCGGCGGCGCTCGGCGAACTCCACCGTTCGCGGATCGACCTCCTTCTCGCCGACCTCGTCATGGAGCCGATGAGCGGTCCCGAACTGACGCGCGCGGTGCGCGAGCAGGCCGCCTTTGCGCACCTGCCGATCATGCTGCTCGCGGGCCGGGCCGAACCCGATCCTGCGGTTCGCGCCTTTGCCGCGGGCGCCGACGACGTGATGCTCAAGCCCTTCCATTTCGAGCTGCTGGTCGCGCGGATCGAGCGGCGGCTGGCGGCGGCACGGCAGATTGCCGCGCTGCGCACCGACATGAACGCGCTCGACGCCCGCGCCGCGCTGAAGGCGGTGGAGCTGGGCGAACTCAAGCACCGGATGTACGCGCTCGAAGCCGAGCGCCGGCACCTCAGCGCCTAGGCGTTCGCCAGAGCCTCGCGCACCAGCGGGGCGAGGTCCTCGCGTTCGAGCGCCAGCTTCAGCGTCGCCAGCACATAGCCCGCGCGGTCGCCGCAGTCGTGGCGCACGGCATCGACCTTGACCGCGTGGAAGGGCTGGCTGTCGATCAGCTTGGCCATGGCGTCGGTGAGCTGGATTTCCCCGCCCGCGCCCGGCTCCTGCTGGTCGAGCACCGCCATCACCTCGGGCTGGAGGATGTAGCGGCCGATGACCCCGAGCCGCGACGGGGCGACGTCGGGCGCCGGCTTTTCGACCAGCCCCTTCACTTCCGTGAGATTGCCGTCGGTGCGGCCCGGCGTGACGATCCCGTAGCTGGCGGTCTTTTCGGGCGCGACTTCCTCGGCGCAGACGATGTTGCCGCCAACCTTGTTATAGGCGTCGACCATCTGCTTGAGCGCACCCGGCGTGCCGGCCATCAGGTCGTCGGGGAGGAGCACCGCAAAGGGCTCGTTGCCGACGACATGGCGCGCGCACCAGACCGCATGGCCGAGGCCGAGCGGCTGCTGCTGGCGGACGCTGATCAGTTCGCCGTAATCGGCGCGGCTAAGTTCCAGCACCTCGAGGCTCTTGCCCTTGGCGCGCATCGTGCTTTCGAGCTCGAACGAAATGTCGAAATAGTCGACCAGGCTCGACTTGCCGCGGCCGGTCACGAAGATCAGCTGCTCGATCCCCGCCTCGCGCGCCTCGTCGACCGCATATTGGATGAGCGGTCGGTCGATGACCGTCAGCATCTCCTTGGGCATGGTCTTGGTTGCGGGAAGGAGCCGCGTGCCGAGGCCCGCCACCGGGAAAACGGCCTTGCGGACGGGCATGAAGTCAGAACTCATCGGGGCTCCTGGGCATTGCTTTGCGTGTTGGTCGTGGGAGCGCCCAAATCGACTTCTGGTTCCGGCGCGGCTGGCGCGCCGCTCGGCGGGGGAAGATCGAAGCGGTCGGGCTTGCGCGGTTCGGACCGGGTCAGGATCTCGTCCACGCGGACCGGCCGGGCGATTGCCGGCGGGGTGAGGAGCTCGGTCGGGGTCGGGGTGGTCACCGCCATCTTGGGCTTGACCGGGAGCCGGCTTCCGGGCGCGGGCTTGAGCTCACCCACCTGCCCGCAGGCGGCGATCCCTAGCGAGAGCGCGAGCATGCTCGCCCAAAGCCCAAGCTTGTGCGGCGGGCGCCTTGGCGGGTAGCGCGTCGTCATGCGTGTTCTCTTTCTCGCCGCCGCGTGCGTCGCGGCATTGCTGACCGGCGGCTGCGATAAGCAAAGCCCCGGCCAAAGCCAAGCCAATGAGGGGGTCGCGGCGGCTAGCTCCGGCGGGCCGGGCCTCGACAGGAGCCAGGCCGGCAAGGCGATGCCCGACGTCGCGATCCTCGACGGCGACGGCGAGCAGACCAGCCTGTCGGCGATCGCTGGCGGCAAGCCGCTGCTCGTCAACCTGTGGGCGACGTGGTGCGCACCGTGCATCAAGGAGTTGCCGACGCTCGACAAGCTCGCCGCCAAGGGCGGCGTGCCGCAGGTGATCGCGCTCAGCCAGGACATGCAGCCGCAGCCGACCGTCGCCGCCTTCCTCGACGAGCGGAAGATCGGCCTCGAAACCTATCAGGACAAGGAAATGGCGGTGTCGAGCGCGCTCGGCGTGCAGATCCTGCCGACCACGATCCTCTATGGCTCGGACGGCAAGGAGATCTGGCGCTATTCGGGCGACCTCGATTGGACCGGGGCCGAGGCCGCGAAGATCCTCGCGCTGGCGAAATAGCCGGGATGGGGGGCTCGACATCGATCGTCGGCGAGCGCGCGGGCTGGTTCTGGCTGGGCTGCGCGGCGATCAGCGCGGGGGTGCTCCTCCACCTTCCGATGCTCGTCATGGCGCACCGGATGGGGAACCACCTGTCGGGCATGCCGATGGACTGGCAGATGCTGCTCGGCATGGTGCTGATCGGCGTGGGCGTGCCGCTTGCCTGCTGGGGCGCCCTTCCGAAGCAGCGCGCGCCGCACGGCAGCCACGCCGGCACCGATTATGAAGCCCCCGATTCGACGCCGCTCAATCGCTGGCATGGCCTGACTCTGTTCGTCCTCACCATCGGCCTCGTCATCGACGTGATGAAGCCCGCGACCCTGGGCTTCGTCCTGCCGGGGCTTCGCACCGAATATGGTCTCGAGAAGAGCACCGCAGCGCTGCTGCCGCTGGTCGCGCTGACGGGGACCACGGTCGGTTCCTTCCTGTGGGGCTGGCTGGCCGACATCTACGGCCGGCGCGTGTCGATCCTCCTGTCCTCGATCCTGTTCGCCTCGACCGCCATTTGCGGCGCGATGCCGGCGTTCGGCTGGAACCTCGTCATGTGCTTCCTGATGGGCGCGTCGGCGGGCGGGATGCTGCCGGTCGTCTACGCGCTCCTGGCCGAGGTCATGCCCCCGCGGCACCGAAGCTGGGTGCTGGTGCTGGTCGGCGGAACGGGACTCGTCGGCGGCTATCTCGCGGCAAGCGGGGCGGCGCACGTGCTCGAGCCCGTGTTCGGCTGGCGCGCCCTGTGGCTGCAAGGCTTCCCGAGCGGACTTGCCCTCCTCGCGCTCGCCCGGTTCATCCCCGAAACCCCGCGCTTCCTCGCCGAGCAGGGCCGGACCGAGGAGCTAGCGCGGATGGAACGGCGCTTCGGGCTGAAGCCGGCGCCGCGCGCCGCACCTCCGGCCGATGCCGCCGAAGCCGCCGCGCAGCACGGCAAGCTGACCCTCGCCCTCGTCATCGCCGCGCTGAGCTGGAGCTTCGTCAATTTCGGGCTGCTGCTGTGGTTGCCCTCCGACCTTCAGGCGCGGGGCTATAGCGCCGAGCTGGCGAGCGGCATCCTCGCGCGCTCCTCGCTGCTCGCGCTGCCGACGATCTTCGTGTGTGCCTGGTGCTATGCCAAATTGAGCAGCAAGTGGACGCTGGTCGCGACCATCGTGCTGACCCTGGTCGGACTGGTCGGTGCGCTGCTTCCGGCGGCGCTCCTCCAGTGGCAACCGCTGCTCATCGCGATCATCGCGCTGCTGATTCTCGGGACCAACGGGACGATCGCGGTGCTGCTCCCCTACACGGCGGAGAACTACCCGCTCGGCAATCGCGGCCGGGCGACGGGGCTGGTCGCTGGGAGCAGCAAGTTCGGCGGGGTGGCGGTGCAGGTCGCGGCGCTGGCGGGGTTCATCCCGACTTTGGTCGGCGCGGCAGTCGCCTTGATCATTCCGACCGCGATCTCCGCCGCCATGCTCGGCTGGGCCGGGCGCGAGACCCGGGGACGGTCCTTACGCGAGCTCGAGGCCTAGCGGCTCTCGAGCGCCTTGGCCTTGGCATCCGCCTCGGCGCGGATCGCGTCGCCCCGGTCATTGCCCTGCGCGCGGGTCAGGTCGGCTTCCTTCTCGAGGGCGTCGGCCTGCACCTCGAGCCTCTTTCCGTCATAGCCGCCGACCTGCTTGGCTTGCTCGCGCAGCGCCTTGGCCTGCGCGTCCATCGGGTCGGCGCGGCCGTCGGCCGCCTGCTCAACCGCATCGGCGCGCTCGTCGGCCTGCGCCTTGATGTCGTGGATCTGCTGCTCCTGCGGAGTCCGCTGGCAGGCGGCAAGCAGGAGCAGGGCGACGACAGGAACGGCGGATTTCATGGGTTCGACCTCGGGGGTAAGTTCCCGGGCCGAACGCATCATGACCTGTTCGGTGCCGCTTAGTCGCGCAGCAGTTCGTTGATGCCGGTCTTGGAGCGGGTGCGCTCGTCGACGCGCTTGACGATCACCGCGCAGGCGAGGTGCGGGCCACCGTTGGCGCTCGGCAGGGTGCCCGGCACCACCACCGAATAAGAGGGCACGCGGCCGTACATGACCTCGCCGGTCGCGCGGTCGACGATCTTGGTCGAGGCGCCGAGGAACACGCCCATCGAGATGACCGCGCCCTTCTCGACCACCACGCCCTCGGCGACCTCGCTGCGGGCGCCGATGAAGCAATCGTCCTCGATGATGACCGGCCCGGCCTGGAGCGGCTCGAGCACGCCGCCGATGCCCGTCCCGCCCGAAATGTGGACGTTCTTGCCGATCTGGGCGCAGCTGCCGACAGTCGCCCAGGTGTCGATCATCGTTCCTTCGCCGACATAGGCGCCGAGGTTGACGAAGCTCGGCATCAGCACCGCGCCCGGCGCGATATAGGCGCCGCGCCGGACGATCGCGCCCGGCACCGCGCGGAAGCCCGCCTCACCGAACTTCGCCGCATCCCAGCCCTCGAACTTGCTCGGCACCTTATCCCACCAGGGCGCGCCGCCGGGGCCGCCGGGGATGGTGTCCATGGCGTTGAGGCGGAAGCTCAGCAGCACCGCCTTCTTGAGCCATTGGTTGACCTTCCAGCCATCCGCATGCGGCTCGGCGACCCGCACCGTGCCCGCGTCGAGCATGGCGAGCG
This genomic window from Sphingomonas rosea contains:
- the dapD gene encoding 2,3,4,5-tetrahydropyridine-2,6-dicarboxylate N-succinyltransferase, which produces MNANNELEPIIDALWEKRDSLGPDAPKEVRQPVDWALAMLDAGTVRVAEPHADGWKVNQWLKKAVLLSFRLNAMDTIPGGPGGAPWWDKVPSKFEGWDAAKFGEAGFRAVPGAIVRRGAYIAPGAVLMPSFVNLGAYVGEGTMIDTWATVGSCAQIGKNVHISGGTGIGGVLEPLQAGPVIIEDDCFIGARSEVAEGVVVEKGAVISMGVFLGASTKIVDRATGEVMYGRVPSYSVVVPGTLPSANGGPHLACAVIVKRVDERTRSKTGINELLRD
- the gluQRS gene encoding tRNA glutamyl-Q(34) synthetase GluQRS, with amino-acid sequence MITRFAPSPTGRLHLGHAYSAALGRSLGTRWLLRIEDLDPGRARPEFIGGILADLAWLGLAPDGAPLVQSERTARYDAALEELKARGLVYPCFCTRADIAASLTAPHGDAGSAYPGTCRDLPDDPARRASTPHSWRLDSAKALHEAGGVPGWREHDGGRFDGSAAMIGDAILARKDAPSSYHLACVVDDWESGVTLVVRGSDLRPSTPVQRLLQHLLGAPEPTYLHHRLVTHEDGRRLAKRDSAPTLLAMREAGVDGPALAAALVTGSLPTGYRLADH
- a CDS encoding HIG1 domain-containing protein, producing the protein MNTLLIILLVGFMAATAYVLVRGVMAMASGKVGNQEKQQEWMRKRVLYQGIAIFIAAAILLLAGGGK
- a CDS encoding TlpA disulfide reductase family protein, producing MRVLFLAAACVAALLTGGCDKQSPGQSQANEGVAAASSGGPGLDRSQAGKAMPDVAILDGDGEQTSLSAIAGGKPLLVNLWATWCAPCIKELPTLDKLAAKGGVPQVIALSQDMQPQPTVAAFLDERKIGLETYQDKEMAVSSALGVQILPTTILYGSDGKEIWRYSGDLDWTGAEAAKILALAK
- a CDS encoding HNH endonuclease; the encoded protein is MYHPELIRHPDSCPALVLNADYTPLSYYPLSLWPWQTAVKAMFLERVDVIAHYEREVHSPSHTLKLPSVIALRQFVRPSEHPAFTRFNLFLRDRFRCVYCGSHKELTFDHVIPRAQGGRTTWENVATACAPCNLRKGGRTPRQAGMSISRWPERPTSWQLQDHGRAFPPGYLHDSWRDYLYWDVELDP
- a CDS encoding MFS transporter; protein product: MGGSTSIVGERAGWFWLGCAAISAGVLLHLPMLVMAHRMGNHLSGMPMDWQMLLGMVLIGVGVPLACWGALPKQRAPHGSHAGTDYEAPDSTPLNRWHGLTLFVLTIGLVIDVMKPATLGFVLPGLRTEYGLEKSTAALLPLVALTGTTVGSFLWGWLADIYGRRVSILLSSILFASTAICGAMPAFGWNLVMCFLMGASAGGMLPVVYALLAEVMPPRHRSWVLVLVGGTGLVGGYLAASGAAHVLEPVFGWRALWLQGFPSGLALLALARFIPETPRFLAEQGRTEELARMERRFGLKPAPRAAPPADAAEAAAQHGKLTLALVIAALSWSFVNFGLLLWLPSDLQARGYSAELASGILARSSLLALPTIFVCAWCYAKLSSKWTLVATIVLTLVGLVGALLPAALLQWQPLLIAIIALLILGTNGTIAVLLPYTAENYPLGNRGRATGLVAGSSKFGGVAVQVAALAGFIPTLVGAAVALIIPTAISAAMLGWAGRETRGRSLRELEA
- the galU gene encoding UTP--glucose-1-phosphate uridylyltransferase GalU is translated as MSSDFMPVRKAVFPVAGLGTRLLPATKTMPKEMLTVIDRPLIQYAVDEAREAGIEQLIFVTGRGKSSLVDYFDISFELESTMRAKGKSLEVLELSRADYGELISVRQQQPLGLGHAVWCARHVVGNEPFAVLLPDDLMAGTPGALKQMVDAYNKVGGNIVCAEEVAPEKTASYGIVTPGRTDGNLTEVKGLVEKPAPDVAPSRLGVIGRYILQPEVMAVLDQQEPGAGGEIQLTDAMAKLIDSQPFHAVKVDAVRHDCGDRAGYVLATLKLALEREDLAPLVREALANA
- a CDS encoding response regulator, with amino-acid sequence MVTPNRGHLAMLAKRLGEEGYALATAADGPAALGELHRSRIDLLLADLVMEPMSGPELTRAVREQAAFAHLPIMLLAGRAEPDPAVRAFAAGADDVMLKPFHFELLVARIERRLAAARQIAALRTDMNALDARAALKAVELGELKHRMYALEAERRHLSA